The following coding sequences lie in one Lysobacter capsici genomic window:
- a CDS encoding serine/threonine-protein kinase, which produces MSAAAARALALFDDYVDLPAAERARALAALAAREPELHAALCALLDADARHDDDHLLDRSPAQVLAGKRGDGEDCESEHDERADVRLGTHLGPWRIDRVIGHGGMGTVYEAHRDDGEYQQRVALKCIRTELATPQLQAAFRDERNLLARLDHAGIAALVDGGVGEDGQPWFAMRFVDGIALDAWCDHRRASVRERVGQLIQVCDALGYAHAQGIVHRDIKPSNLLVTEDGRVQLVDFGISSHFAAQGVVPREQIAITPDYAAPEAREYGAHGPATDLYALGVLTYRLLCAQWPAPLHSLRNLIPIAASGEPVPMDRLLDNRTGEADAADDNADFIARQRGAADAAALRRQLTGDLSAIALKAVAARPQDRYPSVNEFADDLRRWCEHRPVGVNPGNWLSRARKWHRRSPAAALLAAALLLALVATLGLSLWQQHRATREAQATQTVGNLFATTLGTATLSGLGSSRFSSRALLEKTEHELRRLPLDDQPGLHARSLATLARGYAMIGDYRNAERLAASAQQVLGSAEDEYSFVAATWVAMLNTQNHYAQARQRAREQIEGLGDREDRPAQLARVTFGAELAKAQWNVGETLIALDSADALLGQARALRPEEPELLAQVLILRSGFLTRLYRFKPAEADAREAITLARPINTVIADDALELLVWIHNVRRSPGEHALAQELVRGREASLGPTHPVTARARLLLALSEYPLPDSPQKVQQALDAIVSAYGREHLDYGWALSTSSWAIARDPRDNVRLLREGVAILERSQGPLGPLALNAKGNLGKDLSQLPDAYRGATDVAEGIAILEKTIADKRSIGLPAPIDRINLIRALLRYGSQAQLDKASRLIDESGQDARLYFEKGDTPPAQWDLFRNVLLFRRGDYSRADRGFQKLVQAELGYIGSAAPNPQARQQRNRRTHSTVAAQALTYRALHALQTCHRDRAQSLLQQAYEIAEAASSANDSLLRVVGRYRDLTRHGSQIDASVADSFVDPSSIQAGNRLARSCAADSG; this is translated from the coding sequence ATGAGCGCCGCGGCCGCGCGCGCGCTGGCGCTGTTCGACGATTACGTCGACCTGCCCGCGGCCGAGCGCGCGCGCGCATTGGCCGCATTGGCCGCGCGCGAGCCGGAACTGCACGCCGCGCTGTGCGCGCTGCTCGACGCCGATGCGCGACACGACGACGATCACCTGCTGGATCGCTCGCCGGCGCAGGTCCTGGCCGGCAAGCGCGGCGACGGCGAGGACTGCGAATCCGAGCACGACGAGCGCGCCGACGTCCGCCTCGGCACCCATCTGGGCCCGTGGCGGATCGACCGGGTGATCGGCCACGGCGGCATGGGCACGGTCTACGAAGCCCATCGCGACGACGGCGAATATCAACAACGCGTCGCGCTCAAATGCATCCGCACCGAACTGGCCACCCCGCAACTGCAGGCCGCGTTCCGCGACGAACGCAATCTGCTCGCGCGCCTGGACCACGCCGGCATCGCCGCGCTGGTCGACGGCGGCGTCGGCGAGGATGGACAGCCCTGGTTCGCCATGCGTTTCGTCGACGGCATCGCCCTGGACGCATGGTGCGACCATCGCCGCGCGAGCGTGCGCGAACGCGTCGGCCAGTTGATCCAGGTGTGCGACGCGCTGGGCTACGCGCATGCGCAAGGCATCGTGCATCGCGACATCAAACCGTCCAATCTGCTGGTGACCGAAGACGGTCGCGTGCAATTGGTCGACTTCGGCATCTCCTCGCATTTCGCCGCGCAGGGCGTCGTGCCGCGCGAACAGATCGCGATCACCCCCGACTACGCCGCGCCGGAAGCGCGCGAATACGGCGCGCATGGCCCGGCCACCGACCTGTACGCGCTCGGCGTGCTCACCTATCGCCTGCTGTGCGCGCAATGGCCGGCGCCGCTGCACAGCCTGCGCAATCTGATTCCGATCGCGGCCTCGGGCGAACCGGTGCCGATGGATCGCCTGCTCGACAACCGGACCGGCGAGGCCGATGCGGCCGACGACAACGCCGACTTCATCGCCCGCCAACGCGGCGCCGCCGATGCGGCCGCGCTGCGCAGGCAACTGACCGGTGACCTGTCGGCGATCGCGCTCAAGGCAGTGGCCGCCCGGCCGCAGGACCGCTATCCCAGCGTCAACGAATTCGCCGACGACCTGCGACGCTGGTGCGAGCACCGTCCGGTCGGCGTCAACCCGGGCAACTGGCTGTCGCGCGCGCGCAAGTGGCATCGGCGCAGCCCGGCCGCGGCGCTGCTCGCCGCCGCGTTGCTGCTGGCCCTGGTCGCGACGCTGGGTTTGTCGCTGTGGCAGCAGCACCGCGCGACGCGCGAGGCGCAGGCCACCCAGACGGTCGGCAATTTGTTCGCCACCACCCTGGGTACCGCAACCCTGTCCGGACTGGGCAGTTCGCGGTTCTCCTCGCGCGCGCTGCTGGAAAAGACCGAGCACGAATTGCGGCGCCTGCCGTTGGACGACCAGCCCGGCCTGCACGCCCGCAGCCTGGCGACGCTGGCGCGCGGCTACGCGATGATCGGCGACTACCGCAATGCCGAGCGCCTGGCCGCATCGGCGCAGCAGGTCCTGGGCTCGGCCGAGGACGAGTACAGCTTCGTCGCCGCCACCTGGGTGGCGATGCTCAACACCCAGAATCACTATGCGCAGGCCCGGCAACGCGCGCGCGAACAGATCGAAGGCCTGGGCGATCGCGAGGACCGGCCCGCGCAATTGGCGCGCGTGACGTTCGGCGCCGAACTCGCCAAGGCGCAATGGAACGTTGGCGAAACCCTGATCGCGCTGGACAGCGCGGACGCGTTGCTGGGTCAGGCGCGCGCGCTGCGCCCGGAAGAACCGGAGTTGCTGGCGCAGGTGCTGATCCTGCGTTCGGGCTTCCTGACCCGCCTGTACCGGTTCAAGCCGGCCGAGGCCGATGCGCGCGAAGCCATTACGCTCGCGCGTCCGATCAATACCGTGATCGCCGACGACGCACTGGAATTGCTGGTCTGGATTCATAACGTGCGCCGCAGTCCGGGCGAGCATGCGCTCGCGCAGGAACTCGTGCGCGGCCGCGAGGCCAGCCTGGGCCCCACCCATCCGGTCACCGCGCGCGCGCGCCTGCTGCTCGCGCTGAGCGAGTACCCGCTCCCGGATTCGCCGCAGAAAGTCCAGCAGGCGCTCGATGCGATCGTATCGGCGTACGGCCGCGAGCACCTCGACTACGGCTGGGCGCTGTCGACCTCGTCGTGGGCGATCGCGCGCGATCCGCGCGACAACGTGCGCCTGCTGCGCGAAGGCGTGGCGATACTCGAACGCAGCCAGGGCCCGCTGGGGCCGCTCGCCCTCAACGCCAAGGGCAACCTGGGCAAGGACCTGTCGCAACTGCCCGATGCGTATCGCGGCGCAACCGATGTCGCCGAAGGGATCGCGATCCTGGAAAAGACCATCGCCGACAAACGCTCGATCGGCCTGCCCGCGCCGATCGACCGGATCAACCTGATCCGCGCCCTGCTGCGATACGGCAGCCAGGCGCAACTCGACAAAGCCTCGCGCCTGATCGACGAAAGCGGGCAGGACGCGCGGCTTTACTTCGAAAAGGGCGACACGCCGCCCGCGCAATGGGATCTGTTCCGCAACGTGCTGCTGTTCCGGCGCGGCGACTATTCGCGCGCCGATCGCGGGTTCCAAAAACTGGTGCAGGCCGAGTTGGGTTACATCGGCAGCGCAGCGCCGAATCCGCAAGCAAGGCAGCAACGAAATCGCCGCACCCATTCCACCGTCGCCGCCCAGGCCCTGACCTACCGGGCCCTGCATGCGCTCCAGACCTGCCATCGCGACCGGGCGCAATCGCTGCTGCAGCAGGCCTACGAGATCGCCGAAGCGGCCTCGTCGGCGAACGATTCGCTGCTTCGCGTCGTGGGCCGCTATCGCGACCTGACCCGCCATGGCTCGCAGATCGATGCCTCGGTGGCGGACTCGTTCGTGGACCCGTCATCGATCCAAGCCGGCAACCGGCTAGCGCGTTCGTGCGCGGCCGACTCCGGCTGA